The genome window GAGCATCCAGAATGACACGTTCCAGCATCGGAACAGGCTGACCGGCGGAAAGGGATGAAAGCTCCTTGTCCATGTCTGCGGTTTCATAGCGCGCAAACCCTTCCGCGTCGAAGCAGAGGGCCATTTTGACTGCCTCGGCCAGGCCGTTGGCCACCTGGCGCCGGGGCAGGGTGGAAAGCGTCCGGGGATCCACCAGAACCCGGCGGGGCTGGTGAAAGGCGCCGACAATGTTCTTAAAGCCGTCCAGATCAATGGCGGTTTTGCCGCCGATGGAAGAATCCACCTGTGACAGGACGGTGGTGGGAATGTTATAGAAATCGATGCCGCGCATATAGCAGGCAGCCGCGAAACCGGCCAGGTCTCCGACTACACCGCCGCCCACGGCCGCAACACAGTCGCCGCGGCCCATGCCGAACTCCAGCATACGGCGCAGCAGGAGATGAAAATGATCGAAGTTTTTACTGGCTTCGCCCCGGGGAATGCGGACGATCTCTGCTGCAAGGGCGGAGAATGCGACGGTATCCGCGTATTCCGCGGGCACCCCGGAATCAGTGACGACCAGGACCTTACGGTTCAGGTTCAGCAGTTCACCGGCCCTGTCCAGGCATCCGGATTCCAGCAGAATATCGTAGCTGTTTTCTCCCAGCGACAGGGTGATTTTCTCCTGACTCATCGGCATCCCTCCCTGACGGAAACAATATACCCCGGGGCCCGGGATGTCAATGTTTTACTGACTCTGACATGGTTTTCCTTCTGTTTTTCAGGAGGGACGGACTGATTTGCTTTTTTTCCCGGAACATGCGATAATAACGGGCGACAATAACAGCGG of Aristaeella lactis contains these proteins:
- the aroB gene encoding 3-dehydroquinate synthase codes for the protein MSQEKITLSLGENSYDILLESGCLDRAGELLNLNRKVLVVTDSGVPAEYADTVAFSALAAEIVRIPRGEASKNFDHFHLLLRRMLEFGMGRGDCVAAVGGGVVGDLAGFAAACYMRGIDFYNIPTTVLSQVDSSIGGKTAIDLDGFKNIVGAFHQPRRVLVDPRTLSTLPRRQVANGLAEAVKMALCFDAEGFARYETADMDKELSSLSAGQPVPMLERVILDALRTKKNVVEQDEKEHGLRRVLNFGHTLGHGIESLHEENGLLHGECVALGMLPMCSSAVRERLLPVLERLGLPVTCSADPERVMQAVVHDKKLYAGKVHTIFVDEVGSFTERDLSPEELKSLYQQYFFASQY